The DNA region CAGAACTTAATAGCTGACATTTCAAAGAACTTCTTACATTACCTGTTTAACATACTGATGTGCCACTGGAAAATATTACAATGATATTACTCATTATTTGCCACTGTGGGCTAAGTTTACTCTACTGGTCTTAGATATAAAAGGTCACATTTGAAATTACTAAGTTAAAATTAGAACTCCTAAGGTAAGGGAAAAGGccttaaatataaaagacaaacgGCAGTTTGATTAAGCAATAATTTTCAGTTTACTAGATGAAACAGACTCACAACATGGTCTGCATGAATGCAAAATAAGCCATCTACAGCAAGTGATAAAGGAAACTgggcaaagggggaaaaaaagcatacaCTGGAAAAAAAGATtctctgaaataaaaaatcaaaccATTATTATAAAGGACTTTACCAAGAATTGCTGTATTTCCCCCATCCCGTTCGCTGGAAGTCAACAAGAGCATCTAGCACTTTGTGTTCGTGTCAAACGTCAGATCATATAGCATCCTAACGCAaagcggaaaaaaaaaaaaaaaagaaaaaggaaaccccCAAACCACCCCGTAAAACCATAGAACAGTAACTCCAGAGTTCAAATTCAAAAGAGAAAGTGGCAATTGAAAGAGGTGATGGTGGCGATAATCCTATGAATGGGTTTTTGATAACTCTCCTTCCGGGGGATGGGTGGAGAATGCTCATTAGGATTTATAGTTAGAGGTTAACCATGTGAGCCCCTCATAGAGTCCGTCccctgaggtggcacaggagggCTGCACATACCAGTTCCTGTCCCGAATTCGGGTCAGGCCCAGTTTCTCCTGGATCTCGTGGGGTTTCATGGCATCAGGCAGGTCCTGCTTGTTGGCGAAGATGAGGATTATGGCGTCCCTCATCTCCCGGTCATTGATAATGCGGTGCAGCTCCTGGCGGGCCTCGTCGATGCGATCACGGTCGGCGCAGTCCACTACGAAGATCAGACCCTGGGTCCCGGTGTAGTAATGCCGCCAGAGCGGCCGAATCTTGTCCTGGCCGCCCACATCCCATACATTGAACTTGACGTTTTTGTAAGTCACCGTCTCCACGTTGAAACCCACGGTGGGGATGGTGGTTACCGACTGGCCCAGCTTCAACTTATACAGGATTGTGGTCTTGCCGGCCGCGTCCAGCCCCAGCATGAGGATCCGCATTTCCTTGTTCCCGAAGATTTTTGATAGCACCTTCCCCATCGCGTCGCAGGAGCCGAGGCCGGGGGCATTCAGGTGTCCCGGGTCCCCTCAGCCAACaacgccgccgccgccgcgaaACTGAAACGAAGTCTCCCTGCCGCGAGGGCGCCCGTGCGGCCTGCACTGGGAGTCGCCGCTTAGGGGCAGAGGCCCGGGCCGGCCGCTCACTCGGGCATCACCCACCGCACAACCAGATTCCTACAGTCGCCGCTGCCGCTGGGGCCCTGAGTCTGCGCCGGGAGAGCCGCCGCCCTGCTGAGGCGCGGC from Dasypus novemcinctus isolate mDasNov1 chromosome 3, mDasNov1.1.hap2, whole genome shotgun sequence includes:
- the ARF6 gene encoding ADP-ribosylation factor 6 — encoded protein: MGKVLSKIFGNKEMRILMLGLDAAGKTTILYKLKLGQSVTTIPTVGFNVETVTYKNVKFNVWDVGGQDKIRPLWRHYYTGTQGLIFVVDCADRDRIDEARQELHRIINDREMRDAIILIFANKQDLPDAMKPHEIQEKLGLTRIRDRNWYVQPSCATSGDGLYEGLTWLTSNYKS